The Opitutales bacterium ASA1 genome window below encodes:
- a CDS encoding AAA family ATPase, whose product MPATVFTIANQKGGVGKTTTAINLAAALAERKIATLVVDLDPQGNATSGLGVEREEGRSIYGPLLGEGSALDRVVPTRVKNLFVLPAEVDLAAAEIELARNPDYLLQLRKTLEPVVNSERFRAIIIDCPPALGLLSMNSLAAARWLLVALQCEYLALEGLGQILKVVERLHDAGVNPDLEVGGIVMTMYDIRTNLSRQVVDEVRSHLPEKIFDTVVPRTVRLSEAPSFGQTIFEYDPTSPGASAYRQLSKEVIKRFGLSS is encoded by the coding sequence ATGCCGGCCACGGTTTTCACGATCGCCAATCAGAAAGGAGGCGTGGGCAAGACGACCACTGCCATCAATCTCGCCGCTGCACTCGCGGAGCGCAAGATTGCCACGCTCGTGGTGGATCTCGATCCCCAAGGCAACGCGACCAGCGGGCTCGGCGTCGAGCGCGAGGAGGGGCGCAGCATCTACGGGCCGTTGCTCGGCGAAGGCTCGGCCCTCGATCGGGTCGTGCCAACTCGGGTCAAGAATCTCTTCGTCCTTCCGGCGGAGGTCGACCTTGCCGCCGCCGAGATCGAACTCGCCCGCAATCCCGACTACCTGCTGCAGCTGCGCAAGACCTTGGAGCCGGTGGTGAATTCCGAACGGTTTCGCGCCATCATCATCGATTGCCCGCCGGCCCTCGGGCTCTTGTCGATGAACAGTCTCGCGGCCGCGCGCTGGTTGCTGGTCGCGCTGCAATGCGAGTACCTCGCCTTGGAGGGCCTCGGCCAAATCCTGAAGGTGGTTGAACGCCTGCACGATGCGGGTGTGAACCCGGATCTCGAGGTCGGCGGGATCGTGATGACGATGTACGACATCCGCACGAATCTCTCGCGCCAAGTCGTCGACGAGGTGCGCTCGCACCTTCCGGAGAAGATCTTCGACACGGTCGTGCCGCGCACGGTGAGGCTGAGCGAGGCACCGAGCTTCGGCCAGACGATCTTCGAATACGACCCCACGAGCCCGGGCGCATCGGCGTATCGGCAGCTGTCCAAGGAAGTGATCAAGCGATTCGGCCTGTCGAGCTGA
- the radC gene encoding DNA repair protein RadC produces the protein MDTPSIPPPPVRLRDLAIGERPQERLERHGPAALSEIELLALLLRKGTRTHDVLAIAQRMLADAGSLDGLLRWTEADLRRIPGVGRVKAAQLVTVLEIARRVRNGASSAEPVFRDGAQVFAHFEMLARGLSVEKFWVLCLNRKNRLVRLHEATSGTASSSLVHPREVFREAIRLGASAVICVHNHPSGDPAPSSADIQVTRQLREASRAVDIDLLDHVVVGQKSTDPTGRGYYSFRDAGLL, from the coding sequence TTGGACACCCCGTCTATCCCGCCCCCTCCGGTCCGTCTTCGTGATCTCGCCATCGGAGAGCGCCCCCAAGAACGTCTCGAGCGCCACGGCCCCGCCGCTCTGAGCGAGATCGAACTCCTCGCTCTTCTGCTGCGCAAAGGCACCCGCACGCACGACGTCCTCGCCATCGCCCAACGGATGCTCGCCGACGCCGGCTCGCTCGACGGCCTACTGCGTTGGACGGAAGCGGATCTACGCCGTATCCCGGGTGTCGGCCGCGTCAAGGCCGCGCAACTCGTCACCGTGCTCGAGATCGCCCGTCGCGTGCGCAACGGTGCCTCCTCCGCCGAACCCGTCTTTCGCGACGGCGCGCAGGTGTTCGCCCATTTCGAGATGCTCGCGCGCGGGCTCTCCGTGGAGAAGTTCTGGGTGCTCTGCCTCAACCGCAAGAATCGCCTCGTGCGTCTACACGAAGCCACCTCCGGCACCGCCAGCAGCAGCCTCGTGCATCCTCGCGAGGTGTTCCGCGAAGCCATCCGCCTCGGTGCCTCCGCCGTCATCTGCGTCCACAATCACCCTAGCGGCGATCCGGCGCCTTCCTCCGCCGACATCCAAGTCACGCGCCAATTGCGCGAGGCCTCGCGCGCGGTCGACATCGATCTGCTCGACCACGTCGTCGTCGGGCAGAAGTCGACCGATCCGACCGGCCGCGGCTACTACAGTTTCCGCGACGCCGGGCTGCTTTAG
- a CDS encoding DUF418 domain-containing protein: MPVIDALRGLALAGIVWVNAAYFAAPWGLVESRSGIDVVANWATLAFATGKFFPLFSFLFGMGLGVAAASDDVRADLRMRRRLAALMVCGALHAILLFNGDILLLYGVVGCLVWRMRHAPDRTLVRRAIVAAAVGIVLQSLIMVPWEVTGVPSPTPGEDYLGGYIDTIGVRLRELPYVGLVLLSFNGGFALASILLGVVVGRRGLPVTAGGGLIEPEGWRTLLGGGLVLSAGAAFGLVSERAGFAVGLVSAIVWSVATPLVALGWFCGLWRLMVRWKDSKPVRALACVGSMSMSAYLGHSFLLGALYHGWGLGRQGVFGWAGVVLSAWCVFLLLLASSVLWRSRGAVGPAERAMKTWVNRDFR, encoded by the coding sequence TTGCCCGTTATCGACGCGTTGCGAGGGCTCGCGTTGGCCGGCATCGTGTGGGTGAACGCCGCCTACTTTGCCGCTCCGTGGGGCTTGGTGGAATCCCGCAGTGGCATCGACGTCGTCGCCAATTGGGCGACGTTGGCGTTCGCGACCGGCAAGTTCTTTCCGCTCTTCTCCTTTCTCTTCGGGATGGGTCTCGGTGTGGCGGCGGCTTCGGACGATGTGCGCGCGGACCTGCGGATGCGGCGACGTCTGGCGGCGTTGATGGTATGTGGTGCGCTCCACGCGATTCTCTTGTTCAACGGGGACATTCTGCTGCTTTACGGCGTCGTCGGGTGTCTTGTCTGGCGGATGCGCCATGCGCCGGATCGGACACTCGTGAGACGTGCGATCGTGGCCGCGGCGGTGGGCATCGTGTTGCAGTCGTTGATCATGGTGCCTTGGGAGGTTACGGGGGTGCCGTCGCCGACTCCGGGAGAGGATTATCTGGGTGGCTACATCGACACGATCGGCGTGCGGCTTCGAGAGCTGCCTTACGTCGGCCTCGTGCTCTTGTCGTTCAACGGAGGCTTCGCGCTCGCATCCATCCTGCTCGGCGTGGTCGTGGGTCGGCGAGGACTGCCGGTCACGGCAGGAGGTGGGTTGATCGAGCCCGAGGGATGGCGAACGCTGCTGGGCGGCGGGCTGGTGCTGAGCGCGGGGGCGGCTTTCGGCTTGGTGAGTGAGCGAGCCGGATTCGCCGTGGGCTTGGTTTCGGCAATCGTGTGGTCAGTCGCGACGCCGCTCGTGGCGCTGGGGTGGTTTTGCGGACTGTGGCGACTCATGGTGCGGTGGAAAGACTCCAAACCGGTACGTGCGCTCGCTTGCGTCGGCTCCATGTCGATGAGCGCCTACTTGGGTCACTCGTTCCTGCTCGGAGCGCTCTATCATGGTTGGGGTCTGGGCCGGCAAGGGGTGTTCGGGTGGGCCGGGGTGGTGCTGAGCGCCTGGTGTGTGTTTCTCCTTTTGCTCGCCTCGAGTGTGTTGTGGCGGAGTCGGGGCGCGGTCGGACCGGCCGAAAGAGCGATGAAGACATGGGTGAACCGCGACTTTCGTTGA
- a CDS encoding ABC-2 family transporter protein: MSDFSPRLAMITVLEKYRHVFAMGLQNALVYRWNFLVRVLFSLLHLAAVTVLWGAAYAGKETIGGFFFEETMGYFLLLVLATYLIGAFNEDYQIGEEIRGGTINQFLTKPIDYYVYRMTLFFASRAVSGVIVLAPLVLLLPLLGNFLPTDVEAWRWVAAVPAFLLAAMIQFSIAYCFGLLAFWFLEIQGFVILSYAIETLLSGQIFPLDLMPPVIYRISQWLPFYYQAYFPVGVVTGRIETFAEVQQGLAIQLGWTLLFVIGARLLWRAGLRRHTAVGG; this comes from the coding sequence GTGTCCGACTTTTCCCCACGCCTCGCCATGATCACCGTCCTCGAGAAGTATCGGCACGTGTTCGCCATGGGGCTGCAGAACGCGCTCGTCTACCGCTGGAACTTCCTCGTGCGCGTCCTGTTTTCCCTTTTGCACCTCGCCGCGGTCACGGTACTATGGGGCGCAGCCTACGCGGGCAAGGAGACGATCGGTGGATTCTTCTTCGAGGAGACGATGGGATATTTCCTGCTGCTCGTCCTCGCGACCTACCTGATCGGCGCATTCAACGAGGACTATCAGATCGGCGAGGAAATCCGGGGTGGGACGATCAATCAGTTCCTGACCAAGCCGATCGACTACTACGTCTATCGCATGACGCTCTTCTTCGCGAGCCGTGCGGTTTCGGGAGTGATCGTGCTCGCCCCACTCGTGTTGCTACTCCCGCTCTTGGGAAACTTCTTGCCGACCGACGTGGAGGCGTGGCGCTGGGTCGCGGCGGTGCCGGCGTTTCTGCTCGCTGCGATGATCCAGTTCAGCATCGCGTACTGCTTCGGACTTCTCGCGTTCTGGTTTCTGGAAATCCAAGGCTTCGTCATCCTCTCCTACGCGATCGAAACCTTGCTGAGCGGACAGATCTTCCCGCTCGATTTGATGCCTCCGGTGATTTATCGAATCAGCCAGTGGCTACCCTTCTACTATCAGGCCTACTTCCCGGTCGGCGTGGTGACGGGCCGTATCGAGACGTTCGCCGAAGTGCAGCAGGGTCTCGCCATCCAGCTCGGCTGGACGCTGCTCTTCGTAATCGGCGCGCGTCTCTTGTGGCGAGCAGGGTTGCGTAGACACACGGCGGTGGGAGGGTGA
- a CDS encoding TetR/AcrR family transcriptional regulator, which yields MAKSVRSRSRGRPVNETARRVRRARILTAARGCFAAKGFHAASTADIARAARLSVANLYQYFASKEDLVMALVEQDLEGDVAFVVELGRSAPFARAVEGVLRAVVEERVRDEDGFRLRLEILTESTRNAAVRRALASAEARVILVLAGLVREAQANGEVGTHESPEAIARLLYALADGVASGVGVAPDVVTVARLVARALAPGGAPGR from the coding sequence ATGGCCAAAAGCGTCCGGTCCCGTTCCCGTGGGCGTCCGGTGAACGAGACTGCGCGTCGGGTTCGCCGCGCGCGGATTCTGACGGCAGCCCGCGGGTGCTTCGCGGCGAAGGGGTTCCACGCGGCGAGTACGGCCGACATCGCACGAGCGGCCCGGCTCAGTGTGGCCAACCTCTACCAATACTTCGCGAGCAAGGAGGATCTCGTAATGGCGCTGGTGGAGCAGGATTTGGAGGGCGACGTCGCCTTCGTCGTGGAGTTGGGGCGATCGGCTCCGTTCGCCCGGGCGGTCGAAGGTGTGCTTCGGGCGGTGGTGGAAGAGCGAGTGCGGGACGAAGACGGATTCCGGTTGAGGCTCGAGATTCTGACGGAGTCCACCCGGAACGCGGCGGTGCGGCGAGCGCTCGCGAGTGCCGAGGCGCGGGTGATTCTGGTGTTGGCTGGGTTGGTGCGGGAGGCGCAGGCAAATGGGGAGGTGGGAACCCACGAGTCGCCCGAGGCGATTGCGCGTCTACTTTATGCACTGGCTGATGGAGTGGCTTCGGGGGTCGGGGTTGCCCCCGACGTCGTGACCGTGGCGCGCCTCGTTGCGCGTGCTCTGGCGCCGGGTGGGGCGCCTGGGAGGTGA
- a CDS encoding peptidylprolyl isomerase has translation MLKITPPRLIAGLLAWMVCAAALTPAHAQETTTTTEVGARFANGIAAIVEDRIITVGDIRREIEPLLQQLRMQSRNEAEFRKNIEQVEDEIIQNLVDQVLIVKDFYSDEKRRIPPKYIDQELDERIATQFEGDRSKFLAYLRAIGKTQREFRRILEDEMIVGYMRGQMRKSSAVISPARIENFYTENRDRFYQNDAVHLRLIRLTKLADESESILSQTADNVMRRLREGASFADLAEEYSQDPSKRQGGDWGWTSPADLREELSAAAFALEKGQFSEPVKIENDIYILYVEDRRASGIQPIEEVREQIERLLVSQMAREEQDRWLERLRRTGYVRYFN, from the coding sequence ATGCTCAAGATTACACCCCCGCGCCTGATCGCAGGCCTGCTTGCGTGGATGGTATGCGCAGCTGCACTCACACCTGCACACGCGCAGGAAACCACCACGACCACCGAGGTGGGTGCCCGTTTCGCCAACGGCATCGCCGCCATCGTCGAAGACCGCATCATCACCGTCGGCGACATCCGTCGCGAGATCGAGCCACTCCTTCAGCAGTTGCGCATGCAAAGCCGCAACGAAGCCGAGTTCCGCAAGAACATCGAGCAGGTCGAGGACGAGATCATCCAGAACCTCGTCGACCAAGTCCTCATCGTGAAGGACTTCTATTCGGACGAGAAGCGCCGCATCCCGCCGAAGTACATCGATCAGGAACTCGATGAACGCATCGCCACTCAGTTCGAGGGCGACCGCTCCAAGTTCCTCGCCTACCTCCGTGCCATCGGCAAGACGCAGCGCGAATTCCGCCGCATCCTCGAAGACGAGATGATCGTCGGCTACATGCGTGGCCAGATGCGCAAGTCCTCCGCCGTGATCAGCCCGGCGCGCATCGAAAACTTCTACACGGAGAACCGCGACCGCTTCTATCAGAACGACGCCGTCCATCTCCGCCTCATCCGCCTGACCAAGCTGGCCGACGAAAGCGAAAGCATCCTCTCGCAGACTGCGGACAACGTCATGCGCCGCCTCCGTGAAGGCGCATCGTTCGCCGACCTCGCGGAGGAGTACTCGCAGGATCCGAGCAAACGCCAAGGCGGCGACTGGGGCTGGACCTCGCCCGCCGACCTCCGCGAAGAGCTTTCCGCCGCCGCCTTCGCGCTCGAGAAAGGCCAGTTCAGCGAACCGGTGAAGATCGAGAACGACATCTACATCCTCTACGTCGAGGACCGCCGCGCCTCCGGCATCCAACCGATCGAAGAAGTGCGCGAACAAATCGAGCGGCTCCTCGTCAGCCAAATGGCCCGCGAAGAGCAAGACCGCTGGCTCGAGCGCCTCCGGCGCACCGGCTACGTGCGTTACTTCAACTGA
- a CDS encoding ABC-2 family transporter protein: protein MSFLAYIRIWLASIRYSVVRTMMFRFDFFLWIVVDVAWMSVNLLLIEVMFRHVDSIAGWGKYEMILLAGTAMLIMRLFMTFFMGNLFAVDRNVREGTLDFYLAQPGDPLFMLSTRKIELDGALNSVVAVGIVLYAAHALGLQPGLLQIGAYVLMVACGLAVHFATVVLLVAMAFWITRVQGIEGGYFSLFDLSRLPRPALRGVMEAAFVYVFPAVIVSNFPAETLIHGPKTWQVAWIVAAAAAWFAIAVGMFRLGLARYSSASS, encoded by the coding sequence ATGTCGTTTCTCGCCTACATTCGAATCTGGCTGGCCTCGATCCGATATTCGGTCGTCCGGACGATGATGTTTCGTTTCGACTTCTTCCTCTGGATCGTCGTCGACGTGGCGTGGATGTCGGTGAACCTGCTCCTGATCGAGGTGATGTTCCGTCACGTCGATTCCATCGCGGGATGGGGCAAATACGAAATGATACTGCTGGCGGGTACCGCGATGTTGATCATGCGCCTTTTCATGACGTTTTTCATGGGCAACCTCTTCGCGGTCGACCGCAACGTCCGCGAAGGGACGCTCGACTTCTACCTCGCGCAACCGGGAGACCCGCTGTTCATGCTGTCGACGCGCAAGATCGAACTGGACGGCGCCCTCAACTCCGTCGTCGCCGTCGGGATCGTGCTTTACGCGGCGCACGCCTTGGGACTCCAACCCGGCCTGCTGCAAATCGGTGCCTACGTACTGATGGTCGCGTGCGGGCTCGCCGTGCACTTCGCCACCGTGGTGTTGCTCGTGGCGATGGCTTTCTGGATCACGCGCGTGCAGGGCATCGAAGGTGGCTACTTCTCGCTCTTCGATTTGTCGCGACTGCCGCGGCCCGCGTTGCGCGGGGTGATGGAAGCGGCGTTCGTCTACGTGTTTCCGGCGGTGATCGTGTCGAACTTTCCAGCGGAGACGTTGATCCACGGACCGAAGACGTGGCAAGTGGCGTGGATCGTCGCCGCGGCGGCGGCGTGGTTCGCGATCGCGGTGGGGATGTTCCGCCTCGGCTTGGCCCGCTATTCCAGCGCGAGTTCGTGA
- the rnc gene encoding ribonuclease III → MNDGETQALFRFQARIGHVFRDRGLLELCLTHPSVLQQKPSAPHNQRLEFLGDAVLQLIVTERLHALFPDEREGPLTSRRATITRGVFLADLAREIGIDRVLRVSAAERALDGHLRNAALEDAVEALVAAVFLDSDFEHTRNVVLAWYGDLHERLARYATRINPKGRLQELVQPLHGNNALAYRVTRDHGPPHAKEFDVEVTLLGQVLGRGSGTSKKEAEERAADDALSGWAEERTGG, encoded by the coding sequence ATGAACGACGGGGAAACACAGGCACTGTTTCGATTCCAAGCGCGCATCGGGCACGTCTTCCGCGATCGCGGCCTGCTCGAGTTGTGTCTTACGCACCCTTCGGTGCTTCAGCAGAAACCGAGCGCCCCGCACAACCAGCGATTGGAGTTTCTGGGTGACGCGGTCCTGCAGTTGATCGTGACGGAACGTCTGCACGCCCTCTTTCCGGACGAGCGTGAAGGCCCACTGACGTCGCGTCGTGCCACGATCACGCGCGGGGTCTTCCTCGCCGATCTCGCACGGGAAATCGGGATCGACCGAGTGCTGCGCGTGAGTGCCGCGGAGCGTGCGCTCGACGGCCATCTGCGCAACGCGGCGCTCGAGGACGCAGTCGAGGCGCTCGTCGCCGCCGTGTTTCTCGACAGCGATTTCGAGCACACCCGAAACGTCGTCCTCGCGTGGTACGGCGACCTCCACGAACGACTCGCTCGCTACGCCACGCGCATCAATCCCAAGGGCCGACTGCAGGAACTCGTGCAACCGCTGCACGGCAACAACGCCCTCGCCTACCGAGTTACGCGCGACCACGGACCACCGCACGCGAAGGAGTTCGACGTGGAAGTGACACTGCTCGGGCAAGTCCTCGGGCGCGGCTCCGGCACGTCGAAGAAAGAAGCCGAAGAGCGCGCCGCGGACGATGCTCTCTCGGGCTGGGCGGAAGAGCGCACGGGAGGATGA